A genomic window from Brevibacillus agri includes:
- a CDS encoding nitroreductase family protein produces the protein MELAKLIKERRSIHRFEDREVDPALVAELLDTAVWAPNYHMTQPWRFIVTYGEGRRRIAEAVRIMKEKRELDPVKKKEVGEKFYNKIMAIPMIMTVIMTESPNLIERQDDFASTSIVIHNFSLLAWEKGIGLTWETYPWIHEPEFREAMGIAPGERVLGNLHIGYPAAIPNPQPRVPAAERITFVDKA, from the coding sequence ATGGAACTGGCAAAATTGATTAAGGAGCGCCGCTCGATTCACCGCTTTGAAGATCGCGAGGTAGACCCGGCGCTGGTTGCCGAACTGTTGGACACAGCCGTTTGGGCGCCGAATTACCACATGACCCAGCCGTGGCGCTTTATCGTGACGTACGGCGAAGGGCGCAGAAGAATCGCCGAAGCGGTGCGGATCATGAAGGAAAAACGTGAGCTGGACCCTGTGAAAAAGAAAGAAGTAGGCGAGAAGTTTTACAACAAAATCATGGCGATTCCGATGATAATGACTGTCATCATGACGGAAAGCCCGAACCTGATCGAGCGTCAGGATGATTTTGCCTCGACGAGTATCGTCATCCACAACTTCAGCTTGCTTGCCTGGGAAAAAGGCATCGGGCTGACCTGGGAGACGTATCCGTGGATTCACGAGCCGGAATTTCGCGAAGCGATGGGCATTGCTCCTGGCGAAAGAGTGCTGGGGAACCTGCACATCGGCTACCCGGCGGCGATTCCCAATCCGCAGCCGCGCGTTCCGGCAGCGGAGCGAATTACATTTGTAGACAAAGCATAG
- a CDS encoding sensor histidine kinase — protein sequence MFRKTRIRLVTLNVIVVFLLLNALGSAVYYTMKYRLYSQVDRELEKVSQRLTVDPLPRLQRINDDPFPYNRLERKKYMDLDRRYALLVWDSFGRVIGTAFGERLEPEELPNFFHIGKPDGIETVTIKGQVYRVQTVTVPKKVVVGDHLQVAYQFQLIYNLAPEQNMLSSLLYVVVIGDIVSIVIAIIVGWFLARRALIPIQVSWEKQQQFIADASHELRTPLTAIMVNLERLFRHPDHTIEQESEKIMIGMQEAKRLSKLVADLLTLARSDSNELQIMSRKFRLDEMVQKCTQVFSQLAIVKEISLETAIEEPLEIVGDEERLHQLMVILLDNALKYTNKGGTIFVSCKKEGNRVAILVKDSGIGISKENIPFLFDRFFRVDKMRSRATEGTGLGLSIAKWIVDAHHGKITVSSEEGIGTSFLVTLPLK from the coding sequence ATGTTTCGAAAAACGCGGATTCGCCTGGTGACACTGAATGTCATCGTGGTATTTCTGCTGCTCAATGCGTTGGGGAGTGCCGTTTACTATACGATGAAGTATCGGCTGTACTCGCAAGTAGACCGCGAGCTGGAGAAGGTGAGTCAGCGGCTTACGGTAGACCCTCTGCCTCGCTTGCAGCGGATTAACGATGATCCTTTTCCTTACAATCGCCTGGAGCGAAAAAAGTACATGGATCTCGATCGCAGGTACGCCCTGCTGGTCTGGGATAGCTTTGGCCGGGTGATCGGAACGGCTTTTGGCGAGCGTCTGGAGCCGGAGGAGTTGCCGAACTTTTTCCATATCGGCAAGCCGGACGGCATCGAAACCGTGACGATCAAAGGACAGGTATATCGGGTACAGACGGTCACCGTGCCGAAAAAAGTCGTCGTGGGCGATCACTTGCAAGTAGCCTACCAGTTTCAGTTGATTTACAATCTGGCGCCCGAGCAGAACATGCTGAGCAGCCTGTTGTACGTCGTGGTCATTGGCGATATAGTGAGCATTGTCATTGCGATCATCGTCGGCTGGTTTTTGGCGAGACGCGCCCTCATCCCGATCCAGGTATCGTGGGAAAAGCAGCAGCAGTTTATTGCAGATGCCTCGCACGAGTTGCGCACGCCGTTGACAGCGATCATGGTCAATCTGGAGCGGCTGTTCCGCCATCCCGATCATACCATCGAGCAGGAAAGCGAAAAAATCATGATCGGCATGCAGGAGGCGAAGCGGTTGAGCAAGCTGGTAGCCGACCTGTTGACGCTCGCCCGCAGCGACTCCAATGAACTGCAGATTATGAGCAGAAAATTTCGGCTGGATGAGATGGTGCAGAAATGCACGCAAGTATTTTCCCAGCTCGCCATCGTGAAGGAAATCAGCCTGGAGACAGCGATTGAGGAGCCGCTGGAGATCGTCGGGGACGAGGAGCGCCTGCACCAGCTCATGGTCATTTTGCTGGACAACGCTCTCAAGTACACGAACAAAGGCGGCACCATTTTTGTTTCGTGCAAAAAAGAAGGAAACCGCGTCGCCATTCTGGTGAAGGACAGCGGGATCGGCATTTCCAAGGAGAACATTCCATTCCTGTTTGATCGTTTTTTCCGGGTGGACAAAATGCGTTCGCGTGCGACGGAAGGAACTGGGCTCGGCCTGTCCATCGCCAAGTGGATCGTGGACGCCCATCACGGCAAAATTACGGTAAGCAGCGAAGAAGGCATAGGAACGAGTTTTTTGGTTACACTTCCATTGAAGTAA
- a CDS encoding HesB/YadR/YfhF family protein, with the protein MKLTVTAPAVAWFKEEWGCKEGDSVRFFVRYGGVSTVQDSFSMGIAKEQPNEVGLSAVVDGITFYMEQDELWYMNGNGLIVDYRPATDEVDFKLDEA; encoded by the coding sequence ATGAAACTGACAGTAACGGCCCCGGCGGTAGCGTGGTTCAAGGAAGAGTGGGGATGCAAGGAAGGCGACAGCGTCCGCTTTTTTGTCCGCTATGGAGGCGTGAGCACGGTGCAGGATTCGTTTTCCATGGGGATTGCCAAAGAGCAGCCGAACGAAGTCGGGCTTTCTGCGGTAGTAGACGGCATTACCTTTTACATGGAGCAGGATGAGCTGTGGTATATGAATGGAAATGGACTGATCGTCGACTACCGACCGGCGACGGATGAAGTGGATTTCAAACTGGATGAAGCGTGA
- a CDS encoding GntP family permease produces the protein MIIEVLSIVIALGLLMFFAYRGYPVIVFAPIFTLLAVVMSGIALLPSYTETFMTNAANYVKSFFPIFLLGAIFGKVMELSGAASSIAHTIVKALGSNRAILAVVLACSILTYGGVSLFVVAFAVYPFAAAIFREANIPKRLIPGTIALGAFTYTMDALPGTPQIQNIIPTTYFGTDAYAAPVVGIIGAIIVFVGGMAWLERRRKQAAAAGEGYGEGHSNEPELVKTETYMNIWVAILPLALVLVGNYLFSRGIWTVENWYDATMLKDSFKIEKVKNVVSSWALIISLSLGIIAAMLINVKQVKTKLASGLTAAAMGALLAIFNTASEVGFGNVVKTLPGFKLIQDWILGASDHPLVSEAVAVNVLAGVTGSASGGMSIALEVMGKQYLEMANAAGISPELLHRIASMASGGMDTLPHNGAVITLLAITGLTHRQSYKDIFAITILKTAAVFILAFAVSIF, from the coding sequence ATGATTATTGAAGTGTTGTCCATCGTGATCGCGCTTGGTCTGTTGATGTTTTTCGCGTACCGGGGCTACCCTGTTATCGTCTTTGCCCCGATTTTTACGCTGCTGGCAGTCGTGATGTCGGGAATTGCGCTGCTGCCCAGCTACACGGAAACATTCATGACCAACGCAGCCAACTATGTGAAATCATTTTTTCCTATCTTCCTGCTTGGTGCGATTTTCGGAAAAGTGATGGAGCTGAGCGGTGCCGCTTCGTCGATCGCGCATACGATCGTGAAAGCGCTTGGCTCCAACCGGGCGATTTTGGCAGTCGTTCTGGCATGTTCGATTTTGACGTATGGCGGGGTGTCGCTGTTCGTCGTCGCTTTTGCCGTTTATCCGTTTGCCGCAGCGATCTTCCGTGAAGCAAACATTCCTAAGCGCCTCATTCCGGGAACGATTGCGCTCGGGGCATTCACCTACACGATGGATGCTTTGCCGGGAACGCCGCAAATTCAAAACATCATTCCTACGACGTATTTCGGTACGGACGCCTATGCGGCTCCGGTTGTGGGGATTATCGGCGCCATCATCGTTTTTGTAGGCGGGATGGCGTGGCTGGAACGCAGACGCAAACAGGCGGCTGCCGCCGGAGAAGGCTATGGCGAAGGACATTCGAACGAGCCGGAGTTGGTGAAAACCGAAACGTACATGAACATCTGGGTAGCGATTCTTCCGCTGGCGCTCGTGCTCGTCGGCAACTACCTGTTCAGCCGTGGCATCTGGACGGTCGAAAACTGGTATGACGCTACGATGCTCAAAGATTCGTTCAAAATTGAAAAAGTGAAAAACGTCGTGTCGTCTTGGGCACTGATTATTTCTCTTAGCCTGGGGATCATTGCAGCGATGCTTATTAACGTGAAGCAGGTCAAAACGAAGCTGGCAAGCGGTTTGACCGCAGCAGCCATGGGTGCTTTGCTGGCGATCTTCAATACAGCGTCCGAAGTTGGCTTTGGAAACGTCGTGAAAACATTGCCTGGCTTCAAGCTGATTCAAGACTGGATTTTGGGTGCGAGCGACCATCCGCTCGTCTCGGAGGCTGTAGCGGTAAACGTGCTGGCAGGTGTGACCGGATCGGCCTCTGGCGGGATGTCGATTGCACTTGAGGTCATGGGCAAGCAATACCTGGAGATGGCCAACGCCGCCGGGATCAGTCCAGAGCTGTTGCACCGGATTGCTTCCATGGCTTCCGGCGGGATGGATACGCTGCCGCACAACGGAGCGGTCATCACGCTGCTCGCCATCACCGGCTTGACGCATCGCCAGTCGTACAAGGACATTTTTGCCATCACCATTTTGAAAACAGCCGCCGTATTTATACTGGCCTTCGCTGTTTCCATTTTCTAG
- a CDS encoding sigma-54 interaction domain-containing protein has protein sequence MDWNLQQISKLLEVVFENAHEPMIVTDRDGKILLMNRSYREFLNVQDVIGKPVTDVIENTRMHIVGQAGVAEIADIQQIKGQKMIAHRIPIMDEGKVIAVLGTVLFQDVQELTALAAMVDQLKDELTYYKKELRRRMGATYHFDQIVGYNQKLQELKKFAQKVATSDSTVLITGESGTGKELFAHAIHAQSKRKMGPFIRVNCAAIPDSLLESELFGYEEGAFTGAVRRGKKGKFELANHGTILLDEIGDMPLPLQAKLLRVLQEKEVERVGAVRTTPIDVRVIASTNLDLPQRIKEGKFRADLYYRLNVVTLSIPPLRERLEDLPELVSNLLKQLSESTGVTVKVIDEDVWTVLRGYSWPGNVRELRNVLERALHLVEDDVLKKEHIWLPASDEVVPVAAISPSGRELRPLKQLVEETEREAILLAMQQAGGNKLEAAKLLQISKSSFYEKWEKYQQKK, from the coding sequence TTGGATTGGAATCTCCAGCAAATCAGCAAGCTGCTCGAGGTCGTCTTCGAGAATGCCCATGAGCCGATGATCGTGACGGACAGGGACGGCAAAATCCTTTTGATGAATCGGAGCTATCGGGAATTTTTGAATGTGCAGGACGTCATCGGCAAGCCAGTGACGGACGTCATCGAAAATACGCGCATGCATATCGTCGGCCAGGCGGGCGTAGCGGAAATTGCGGATATCCAGCAAATCAAAGGGCAGAAGATGATCGCCCACCGCATCCCGATCATGGACGAGGGCAAGGTCATTGCCGTGCTCGGGACGGTGCTGTTTCAGGATGTGCAAGAGCTGACTGCCCTGGCCGCAATGGTCGATCAGTTGAAGGACGAGCTGACTTACTATAAAAAAGAACTGCGGCGCAGGATGGGGGCGACCTATCATTTTGACCAGATCGTCGGGTACAATCAAAAGCTGCAGGAGCTGAAAAAATTCGCCCAAAAGGTGGCGACGAGCGATTCGACGGTGCTGATTACCGGAGAGAGCGGCACGGGCAAGGAGCTGTTTGCCCATGCGATTCATGCGCAGAGCAAGCGGAAGATGGGGCCGTTCATCCGCGTGAACTGTGCGGCGATTCCTGATTCATTGCTGGAGTCCGAGCTGTTTGGCTATGAAGAGGGAGCGTTTACCGGAGCAGTGCGCCGCGGGAAAAAAGGAAAGTTCGAGCTGGCCAATCACGGAACGATCCTCCTGGACGAGATCGGAGACATGCCGCTGCCGCTGCAAGCCAAGCTGCTGCGGGTGCTGCAGGAAAAAGAAGTGGAGCGGGTCGGGGCCGTGCGGACGACGCCGATTGATGTGCGGGTCATCGCCTCTACCAACCTGGATTTGCCGCAGCGCATCAAGGAAGGCAAGTTCCGCGCCGACCTGTACTACCGCTTAAACGTAGTCACCCTGTCGATTCCTCCGCTGCGAGAGCGGCTGGAGGATTTGCCGGAGCTTGTTTCCAACCTGCTCAAACAACTGAGCGAGTCCACGGGCGTCACGGTCAAGGTGATCGACGAAGACGTGTGGACGGTGCTGCGCGGCTATTCCTGGCCGGGAAATGTACGGGAGCTGCGCAACGTGCTGGAGCGGGCGCTGCATCTGGTGGAGGACGATGTGCTGAAAAAGGAGCACATTTGGCTGCCGGCTTCTGACGAGGTGGTGCCAGTTGCTGCTATTTCTCCGTCCGGCAGGGAGTTGCGGCCGCTCAAGCAGTTGGTGGAAGAGACGGAGCGGGAAGCGATTTTGCTGGCGATGCAGCAGGCCGGAGGCAACAAGCTGGAGGCGGCAAAGCTTTTGCAGATCAGCAAGTCCAGCTTTTATGAAAAGTGGGAGAAGTATCAGCAGAAGAAATAA
- a CDS encoding 3-hydroxybutyrate dehydrogenase, whose protein sequence is MEKLLNNQVALVTGAASGIGLEIARTFAAEGAKVMLLDLNRDAADAASARLQEEGYEAMSLSADVTNEEQIQKSIQQAVETFGKLDILVNNAGLQFVSPIEEFPTAKFEQMIAIMLTAPFIAIKHAFPVMKQQGYGRIINMASINGLIGFAGKAAYNSAKHGVIGLTKVAALEGAADGITVNAICPGYVDTPLVQNQLADLAKTRQVPLEKVMEEVIYPLVPQKRLLQVQEIADYAAFLASKKAQGITGQAVVIDGGYTAQ, encoded by the coding sequence ATGGAGAAACTATTGAACAATCAAGTGGCATTGGTAACAGGAGCAGCGAGCGGGATCGGGCTTGAGATTGCCCGGACGTTTGCGGCAGAGGGCGCCAAAGTCATGCTGCTGGACTTGAACCGGGACGCTGCGGATGCAGCTTCTGCCCGCTTGCAAGAGGAAGGCTATGAGGCGATGAGCTTGAGTGCCGATGTCACGAACGAGGAGCAGATACAAAAAAGCATCCAGCAAGCCGTGGAAACTTTCGGCAAGCTCGATATTTTGGTGAACAACGCAGGCCTTCAGTTTGTCTCGCCGATTGAAGAGTTTCCTACGGCCAAGTTCGAGCAGATGATCGCCATCATGCTGACAGCGCCGTTTATCGCGATCAAGCACGCCTTTCCCGTGATGAAACAACAGGGCTACGGGAGGATCATCAACATGGCTTCCATCAACGGCTTGATCGGCTTTGCGGGGAAAGCTGCGTACAACAGCGCCAAGCATGGAGTAATCGGCTTGACCAAGGTGGCGGCGTTGGAGGGGGCTGCAGACGGCATTACCGTCAATGCGATCTGCCCAGGGTATGTCGATACGCCTCTGGTTCAAAACCAACTGGCTGATCTGGCCAAAACGAGACAGGTGCCGCTGGAAAAGGTCATGGAAGAAGTGATCTATCCATTAGTTCCGCAAAAGCGGCTGTTACAGGTGCAGGAAATCGCCGACTACGCTGCGTTTTTGGCGAGCAAGAAAGCGCAGGGCATCACCGGCCAGGCCGTCGTAATTGATGGCGGATATACGGCGCAATAA
- a CDS encoding response regulator transcription factor: protein MLILAVEDEQALLQTIAGVLSDEGYQVDTADRGDDGLLLAQRGIYDLLVLDIMMPGMDGLTLVKTLRAKGMMTPVLFLTAKDSVKARVEGLDAGADDYLVKPFAAEELTARVRALLRRNGKTGTEGEMAYGPISLKVNEYDGFVDDEPMKLTTKEYELLKYFLQNREQILTRQQIFDRVWGIDSEANYGVVDLYVHYLRKKLGAYESYIRTIRNVGYILKKEER from the coding sequence ATGCTGATTCTTGCAGTCGAAGATGAACAAGCCCTGCTACAGACTATTGCTGGCGTTTTGAGCGATGAAGGCTATCAAGTGGATACGGCTGATCGGGGAGATGATGGCTTGCTGCTGGCGCAGCGAGGCATTTATGATTTGCTTGTACTCGACATCATGATGCCGGGCATGGATGGCCTGACTCTGGTTAAAACGCTTCGTGCCAAAGGAATGATGACCCCTGTTCTGTTCTTGACGGCAAAGGACAGCGTCAAGGCGAGAGTCGAGGGACTGGATGCGGGAGCCGATGATTATCTGGTCAAGCCTTTTGCCGCAGAAGAGTTGACGGCAAGAGTGCGAGCCTTGCTGCGGCGCAACGGAAAGACCGGCACAGAAGGCGAAATGGCATACGGCCCGATTTCGTTAAAGGTAAATGAATACGACGGCTTTGTGGATGACGAGCCGATGAAGCTGACCACGAAGGAATACGAGCTGCTCAAATATTTTCTGCAAAATCGGGAGCAAATCCTGACGCGCCAGCAAATTTTTGACCGCGTATGGGGCATCGACTCAGAGGCGAATTACGGAGTAGTCGATCTGTACGTCCATTATTTGCGCAAAAAGCTGGGAGCTTACGAAAGCTACATTCGCACGATCCGCAACGTGGGCTACATTTTGAAAAAGGAAGAACGGTAA
- a CDS encoding FecCD family ABC transporter permease — protein MPEKKSRFRLLLTVNILLIVAAIYISLTNGVFDMSVMDVVRTLLRIEPSADHDLVIFDFRLPRIVIAALVGFGLGIAGAVIQGITRNGLADPGILGINAGAGAAIVAFMFFFQGKFTEASWFSIMAMPLFGLTGGLLAAALIYMFAWRKGTLDPQRLILVGIAIGSGLGAVSLYLSLKMNPNDFEMATVWLTGSIWNANWTHITGMLPWLILLSPVLLRKAHVLDLMQLSEESVKSLGVSVEKERNRLLLSSIGIVSACVSVSGSIGFVGLMAPHIAKRLTGIAHRHVLPLSGMIGMLMVVAADFIAKTVFTPVELPVGIVISIIGVPYFFYLLSRARR, from the coding sequence ATGCCTGAGAAAAAAAGCAGGTTTCGTCTGCTGCTGACAGTGAACATTCTCCTGATTGTTGCGGCGATTTACATCAGCCTGACAAATGGGGTGTTCGACATGTCGGTGATGGATGTGGTTCGCACTTTGCTGCGCATCGAACCGTCCGCCGATCACGATCTCGTCATTTTCGATTTTCGCTTGCCGCGCATCGTCATTGCGGCTTTGGTAGGCTTTGGCCTGGGCATTGCCGGGGCCGTCATTCAAGGCATTACCCGCAATGGCCTGGCAGACCCCGGGATTTTGGGGATCAACGCCGGGGCAGGTGCGGCGATTGTAGCGTTCATGTTTTTCTTCCAAGGAAAGTTTACGGAGGCAAGCTGGTTTTCGATCATGGCGATGCCGCTTTTCGGTCTGACCGGGGGCTTGCTCGCCGCAGCGCTGATCTACATGTTCGCCTGGCGCAAAGGAACGCTTGACCCGCAACGGCTGATCCTGGTCGGAATCGCCATCGGCTCAGGTTTGGGCGCTGTGTCGCTGTACCTGTCGCTGAAAATGAATCCGAACGATTTCGAAATGGCAACGGTGTGGCTGACAGGAAGCATCTGGAATGCGAACTGGACCCACATTACGGGCATGCTTCCGTGGCTCATCCTGTTGTCCCCGGTCCTCTTGCGCAAGGCGCACGTACTCGATTTGATGCAGCTTAGCGAGGAATCGGTGAAAAGTCTTGGGGTGTCGGTAGAAAAAGAGCGCAACCGGTTGCTGCTGTCCAGCATCGGGATCGTCAGCGCGTGCGTCTCTGTGTCCGGCAGCATCGGCTTTGTCGGCTTGATGGCGCCACACATCGCTAAGCGCTTGACGGGGATTGCGCACAGACACGTCCTGCCGCTGTCCGGTATGATCGGGATGTTGATGGTGGTGGCCGCAGACTTTATCGCCAAGACCGTGTTTACCCCTGTCGAGCTGCCGGTGGGGATCGTCATCTCGATTATCGGCGTGCCGTATTTCTTCTATCTGCTCAGCAGAGCGAGAAGGTAG
- a CDS encoding MFS transporter — protein MSNMLQNRYVRAILLSGLFLQIGIWVRNFAILLYVMDHTGGDPFAVSMISVAEYAPIFLFSFLAGTFADRWRPRRTMVWCDLLSALSVVAVLITFMLGTWKAIFFATLISAVLSQFSQPSGMKLFKLHVPAEQLQAGMSAYQTIFAIFMVLGPIVGTFVFQQWGMEASMVITAIAFLASAGVLYLLPPDRVETEEKKDSALLAEMASGIRYVLSNRVLSLLGACFMAAGLGIGMVQPLAIFLVTEQLHLPKESLQWLLMVQGVGMIVGGALTMALAKNVPPQRLLVMGMLGNAVALGICGVSTHLWLTLLAQLVAGLLLPCIQIGINTMLLKYTESSFIGRVNGILTPLFTGSMVIMMSIAGVLKLHLPLVAIYTISAALFIIGLSFILPLYRMKEGKAGADAEQIGSY, from the coding sequence ATGTCTAATATGCTGCAGAACCGCTATGTCAGGGCCATTTTGTTGTCGGGCCTGTTTTTGCAAATCGGGATTTGGGTACGCAACTTTGCCATCCTGCTTTACGTGATGGACCATACCGGAGGCGACCCGTTCGCCGTGTCCATGATTTCGGTAGCGGAGTACGCGCCGATTTTCCTCTTCTCGTTTCTCGCCGGGACGTTTGCTGATCGCTGGCGGCCGAGACGGACGATGGTCTGGTGCGATCTGCTTAGCGCCTTGTCGGTGGTCGCGGTGCTCATCACGTTTATGCTCGGAACGTGGAAGGCGATTTTCTTCGCTACGCTGATCTCGGCTGTGCTCTCCCAGTTTTCCCAGCCGTCAGGGATGAAGCTGTTCAAGCTGCATGTGCCTGCTGAGCAGTTGCAAGCCGGGATGTCCGCCTATCAGACGATCTTTGCCATTTTCATGGTGCTCGGCCCGATTGTCGGCACATTCGTGTTCCAGCAATGGGGAATGGAAGCATCTATGGTCATTACGGCCATCGCATTTCTGGCTTCTGCTGGCGTGCTGTACCTGCTGCCGCCTGACCGCGTGGAGACAGAGGAGAAGAAAGACTCGGCTCTGCTTGCGGAAATGGCGAGCGGAATCCGCTACGTGCTCTCCAACCGGGTGCTGTCGCTGCTTGGCGCCTGTTTCATGGCAGCAGGGCTCGGCATTGGGATGGTGCAGCCGTTGGCGATTTTCCTGGTGACAGAACAGCTCCATCTGCCGAAAGAAAGCCTGCAATGGCTATTGATGGTGCAAGGTGTGGGCATGATTGTAGGAGGGGCGCTGACGATGGCGCTGGCAAAAAACGTTCCGCCGCAAAGGCTGCTCGTCATGGGCATGCTAGGGAACGCAGTTGCCCTGGGCATTTGCGGGGTGTCTACGCATCTGTGGCTGACGCTTTTGGCCCAACTGGTTGCTGGATTGCTTTTGCCGTGCATCCAGATCGGGATCAATACGATGCTGCTCAAATATACGGAAAGCTCCTTCATCGGGCGGGTTAACGGGATTTTGACCCCGCTGTTTACAGGTTCTATGGTCATCATGATGAGTATAGCCGGGGTGTTGAAGCTGCACCTTCCGCTCGTCGCGATCTATACGATTTCGGCAGCGCTGTTCATTATCGGCTTGAGCTTTATTTTGCCGCTGTATCGCATGAAAGAAGGAAAGGCCGGAGCTGATGCAGAACAGATTGGATCATATTGA
- the menC gene encoding o-succinylbenzoate synthase — MKIERVDLQRIKIPLTAPFVTSMGLETHKECILVRAYSGTHVGFGESVAMDVPVYNEEDVDTVWYMLEKYLIPQLFSREIEHPDEVSQIFSWMRRNQMAKSALEGAVWDLYAKMNGMSLSRALGGTRTTIDVGVSIGIEPTIEKLLARVDSFIRDGYKKIKVKIKPGFDVEPIRAIRHTFGPDVPLMADANSAYTLADIDMLKQLDDFGLIMIEQPLGHDDIIDHATLQRELKTPICLDESIHTVEDARKAIELGSCRIINIKIGRVGGLTDARKLHDLCAAKGVPVWCGGMQEVGIGRAHNIAIASLANFTIPGDTSPSHRYFTEDVVTPMIDFVSPGVLAVPTGAGIGYTINEAAILRALVQHKSYFANQESTTTVIPNW; from the coding sequence ATGAAAATCGAACGCGTCGATCTGCAAAGAATCAAAATCCCGTTGACAGCCCCTTTTGTCACCAGCATGGGCTTGGAGACGCACAAGGAATGTATTCTCGTCCGCGCCTACAGCGGAACACATGTCGGCTTCGGCGAGAGCGTCGCGATGGACGTTCCGGTCTACAACGAGGAGGATGTCGATACAGTCTGGTATATGCTGGAAAAATATTTGATTCCACAACTTTTTTCCCGTGAAATCGAGCACCCTGATGAAGTATCGCAAATCTTTTCCTGGATGCGCCGCAACCAGATGGCGAAGTCGGCGTTGGAAGGCGCGGTTTGGGACCTGTATGCGAAAATGAACGGCATGTCCCTCTCCCGGGCACTTGGCGGAACCCGGACGACGATTGACGTAGGGGTCAGCATCGGCATCGAGCCGACGATCGAGAAGCTGCTTGCGCGCGTAGACAGCTTTATCCGCGACGGCTACAAAAAAATCAAGGTCAAGATCAAACCGGGCTTTGACGTAGAGCCGATCCGGGCGATCCGTCACACCTTTGGTCCGGACGTTCCGCTGATGGCCGATGCCAACTCCGCCTATACGCTGGCAGACATCGACATGCTGAAGCAACTGGACGACTTCGGGCTGATTATGATCGAGCAGCCGTTGGGGCACGACGACATCATCGACCATGCGACATTGCAAAGAGAACTGAAAACGCCGATCTGCCTCGACGAGTCGATCCATACGGTGGAGGATGCGCGCAAAGCGATTGAACTGGGAAGCTGCCGCATCATCAACATCAAGATCGGGCGTGTCGGCGGCCTGACCGATGCCAGGAAGCTCCATGACCTGTGCGCGGCAAAAGGCGTTCCCGTCTGGTGCGGCGGCATGCAGGAAGTCGGCATCGGCCGCGCGCACAACATCGCCATCGCTTCGCTGGCCAATTTCACCATCCCGGGCGACACGTCCCCTTCGCACCGCTATTTTACAGAGGATGTAGTGACGCCGATGATCGATTTCGTTTCGCCGGGCGTACTGGCCGTTCCAACCGGAGCCGGCATTGGTTATACAATCAATGAAGCCGCCATTCTCCGCGCACTCGTTCAGCACAAGAGCTACTTTGCGAATCAAGAATCTACCACTACCGTCATTCCGAACTGGTAG
- a CDS encoding MmcQ/YjbR family DNA-binding protein: MAHERISSKEGLAMEAAVRKLAVRLPEVTEQVDGFGHTSFRVSDKPFVIMGEGGADGPALSFKVLKTTQEILLAQEHFYKTPYIGQHGWVSIRAQHIADYDMLADYLLEGYLCAAPKRLVKQVQANAQAQ; this comes from the coding sequence GTGGCGCATGAGCGGATTTCATCTAAGGAAGGTCTGGCTATGGAAGCGGCCGTGAGAAAGCTGGCGGTCCGTCTGCCGGAGGTAACGGAACAGGTGGATGGTTTTGGGCACACGTCGTTTCGGGTAAGCGACAAGCCGTTTGTCATTATGGGCGAGGGTGGTGCTGACGGGCCAGCCTTGTCCTTCAAGGTGCTCAAGACGACGCAGGAAATTTTGCTTGCGCAGGAGCACTTTTACAAGACGCCGTACATCGGCCAGCACGGCTGGGTGTCCATTCGCGCCCAACATATCGCGGACTACGACATGCTCGCCGACTATTTGCTGGAAGGCTATCTGTGCGCAGCCCCCAAGCGTCTGGTCAAGCAGGTGCAGGCGAACGCGCAGGCACAGTAG